The DNA region GTTCTTGATTTTCAGTTTCGTTTTGTTACTAAAGTCTGGTTGGAGCAGGGAGGTTTTGTAAATCCGGATGCATCGCCTAACTATAGTGGTATTGATCCACTTTTTGGACCACAGGTTGAAGATACGAATCCGTATGATACTGTTTTTGCCTATAATAAAAACGGTACGTATAACGAAACCCCAAACCTGACCCGTTTTGTCCGTACAGATGGAAGTTTGTATTTGTTTTTACCCGGAATTACAGGTTTAAAATATATTGCCGAAGGAAAAATTCCACAACCTCTTAGTTAAATTGAGATTGTTAAGAATTAATGTTTATAAATATATAATTAATAAAAAAGAGGGCTACAAATAGACCTCTTTTTTACTAATTTATATTAAAGAATGACTACTTCCCTTTCAACAACTTCTCCAAATACTCTACTTTCTCTTTCTCTGCCTGAACCAAACGTTCGAAAAGCTCGACCATTTTATCAAGAGGATTGAAGTTACAGCTATATGCATTTCCATTAACAACATTGCTGTCATGGTAAGTATTTCCAATAATATTTAAAACTGCTTCTTCAGAGAAATTCTTAATTCCTTCTACTGTAACGCCAAGAATTTCGGCAATTGCCTGAAGTTTTTCATCATCAATTATTTCGCTGTTTTCAATAGCCGAAACCGTTTGTTGGCTAATTCCTAAAGCTTGTGCCAATGCTTCCTGTTTCATATCACGAAGTTCACGAATACGGCTAATTTTTCGCCCTATATGATTTGGTTTTGTTAGTGTGCTCATGATTCAAAGATATTTAAAATTCCTGAGAATTTAAGGTTATAGTAAAATACAGATTTGCTTCTGTGTGATACATTTTTTAATATTTGCAGTGCGCGAAACAAAAATACGATTTTTCGTATAGATAACAATTCAATCTATTATAGAAAGGTTTGGTAATAGTTTTGACCTAAAGAAAACAAGCACTTAAACGACTTTTAAAGTCATTCACAGGGATAATAAAGTAAAAAAGAGAATATGAAGTACCTTTATTGTTGCAAACAACTAAATTAAGTCATTATGAAAACTTATACAATTCTTTTTATCACAATTGTATGTGTTTTTCCTTTTAACTGTTTTGCTCAGCGTACCAACCGCGCTCCTGTCATTGCAGCAACAGGAAATACACATTTGCAACCAGGAAACACCCCAGAGGATAAAGACCTTGTTATACAGGCTTATCTTGTTGAGGAAACAGTAAATATGGCTTTTGGTCAAAGAATGATTAGATATGAAGTACCAAAACTAGAAATGGTTGATACCTATGATTTAGGTCCAAATAATACCAGAAAGGTAACACCAATATATGGAAAACCAAAAGTAAAAATAGTCGAAGTAGGATTACAGCCAAAAACCGTTATTGATGCTACGACAAGTGTTAAGCCAGTTAAAACGGAAGTAATTGCTCCGGCACAAAAGGCAAGAACCATTAGTATTAATGTATTGAATACTTATGAGAAGGTTATAGACAAAGGATATAAATCATTGGAGATGCTTAAAAAAGTAGCAGACAGATCTTAT from uncultured Flavobacterium sp. includes:
- a CDS encoding helix-turn-helix transcriptional regulator — protein: MSTLTKPNHIGRKISRIRELRDMKQEALAQALGISQQTVSAIENSEIIDDEKLQAIAEILGVTVEGIKNFSEEAVLNIIGNTYHDSNVVNGNAYSCNFNPLDKMVELFERLVQAEKEKVEYLEKLLKGK